A DNA window from Streptomyces parvus contains the following coding sequences:
- the lipB gene encoding lipoyl(octanoyl) transferase LipB — MSELRFIRLGFGEQAVEYTEAWQKQREVHADRFEDRVPDTCLLLEHPPVYTAGRRTADSERPLDGTPVIDVDRGGKITWHGPGQLVGYPIQKLPRPVDVVAHVRRLEDALIRTAADFGVETSRVEGRSGVWVLGDPVEQRQALGGLSLDFDPRLQDEEFDPRLNGPEYAPSNAGQRREDRKLAAIGIRVAKGVTMHGFALNVNPDNTWFDRIVPCGIRDAGVTSLSNELGRQITIEEVLPVVEKHLRDILENADLAPREIERPQTSVPAPQASVPA, encoded by the coding sequence GTGAGCGAGCTGCGGTTCATCCGTCTGGGCTTCGGCGAACAGGCCGTCGAATACACGGAGGCCTGGCAGAAGCAGCGCGAGGTGCACGCGGACCGGTTCGAGGACCGGGTGCCGGACACCTGTCTGCTTCTGGAACACCCGCCCGTCTACACCGCGGGACGCCGTACGGCGGACAGCGAGCGTCCGCTCGACGGCACCCCCGTCATCGACGTGGACCGGGGCGGGAAGATCACCTGGCACGGTCCGGGCCAGCTCGTCGGCTACCCGATCCAGAAGCTGCCGCGCCCGGTCGACGTCGTCGCGCATGTGCGCCGGCTGGAGGACGCGCTGATCCGCACGGCCGCCGACTTCGGCGTGGAGACCTCCCGGGTCGAGGGCCGCAGCGGGGTCTGGGTGCTGGGCGACCCGGTCGAGCAGCGCCAGGCGCTGGGCGGGCTCTCGCTGGACTTCGACCCGAGGCTCCAGGACGAGGAGTTCGACCCCCGGCTGAACGGCCCGGAGTACGCCCCGTCCAACGCGGGCCAGCGCCGCGAGGACCGCAAGCTGGCGGCGATCGGCATCCGGGTCGCCAAGGGCGTCACGATGCACGGCTTCGCGCTCAACGTGAACCCGGACAACACCTGGTTCGACCGGATCGTCCCGTGCGGCATCCGGGACGCCGGGGTCACGTCCCTCTCCAACGAGCTGGGCCGCCAGATCACGATCGAGGAGGTGCTGCCGGTCGTCGAGAAGCACCTGCGGGACATCCTGGAGAACGCGGATCTCGCACCGCGCGAGATCGAACGGCCGCAGACTTCGGTCCCGGCGCCGCAGGCTTCGGTCCCGGCGTGA
- the lipA gene encoding lipoyl synthase, translated as MSAVAPDGRKMLRLEVRNSQTPIERKPEWIKTRAKMGPEYKQLQQLVKGEGLHTVCQEAGCPNIFECWEDREATFLIGGDQCTRRCDFCQIDTGKPQALDRDEPRRVGESVVTMDLNYATITGVARDDLEDGGAWLYAETVRQIHTLTAEREAGATKVELLIPDFNAEPAQLAEVFSSRPEVLAHNVETVPRIFKRIRPGFRYERSLEVITRAREAGLVTKSNLILGMGETREEVSEALQDLYDAGCELITITQYLRPSVRHHPVERWVKPHEFVELKDEADAIGYSGVMSGPLVRSSYRAGRLFQQAMDARGTAAGAVQAATAV; from the coding sequence GTGTCCGCTGTCGCACCCGACGGGCGCAAGATGCTGCGCCTGGAGGTCCGGAACAGCCAGACCCCCATCGAGCGCAAGCCCGAGTGGATCAAAACGCGGGCGAAGATGGGCCCCGAGTACAAGCAGCTGCAGCAGCTGGTCAAGGGTGAGGGCCTGCACACGGTCTGCCAGGAGGCGGGCTGTCCCAACATCTTCGAGTGCTGGGAGGACCGCGAGGCCACCTTCCTCATCGGCGGCGACCAGTGCACCCGGCGCTGCGACTTCTGCCAGATCGACACCGGCAAGCCGCAGGCGCTGGACCGTGACGAGCCCCGCCGCGTCGGCGAGTCCGTCGTGACGATGGACCTGAACTACGCCACCATCACCGGCGTCGCCCGCGACGACCTGGAGGACGGCGGCGCCTGGCTGTACGCGGAGACCGTCCGCCAGATCCACACGCTCACCGCGGAGCGGGAGGCCGGCGCGACCAAGGTCGAGCTGCTGATCCCCGACTTCAACGCGGAGCCCGCGCAGCTCGCCGAGGTCTTCTCCTCGCGCCCCGAGGTGCTCGCGCACAACGTGGAGACGGTGCCGCGGATCTTCAAGCGGATCCGCCCCGGCTTCCGTTACGAGCGTTCCCTGGAGGTCATCACCCGCGCCCGCGAGGCCGGTCTGGTGACCAAGTCGAACCTGATTCTCGGCATGGGCGAGACCCGCGAGGAAGTCAGCGAGGCGCTCCAGGACCTGTACGACGCGGGTTGCGAGCTCATCACGATCACGCAGTACCTCCGCCCCTCCGTACGGCACCACCCGGTCGAGCGCTGGGTGAAGCCGCACGAGTTCGTCGAGCTGAAGGACGAGGCCGACGCGATCGGCTACTCCGGCGTGATGTCGGGGCCGCTGGTGCGGTCCTCGTACCGCGCGGGGCGTCTCTTCCAGCAGGCGATGGACGCGCGGGGCACCGCCGCCGGGGCCGTCCAGGCCGCAACAGCCGTGTGA
- a CDS encoding DUF4191 domain-containing protein, which produces MARKAKTEGADSAENAGRLKQIALTYKMTRRTDSKIGLVVAGVGIVTFGVLLGIGFAIGHPVYLGILGFVLAVLAMAIVFGRRAERAAFGQMEGQPGAAAAVLDRIGRGWTTTPAVAMNRSQDVVHRAVGKAGIVLVAEGNPNRVKGLLAAEKKKMARIVVDVPVHDIIVGNGEGQVPLKKVRTKMLKLPRVLTGPQVTTTNDRLRAMGDLMSNMPLPKGPMPKGMRMPRGGKMR; this is translated from the coding sequence ATGGCGAGGAAGGCAAAAACTGAAGGCGCGGACAGCGCCGAGAACGCGGGGCGACTCAAGCAGATCGCCCTGACCTACAAGATGACCAGGCGGACCGACAGCAAGATCGGTCTTGTCGTCGCAGGTGTCGGAATCGTCACGTTCGGTGTCCTCCTCGGCATCGGCTTCGCGATCGGCCACCCGGTCTATCTGGGCATCCTGGGCTTCGTCCTGGCCGTCCTCGCGATGGCGATCGTCTTCGGCCGACGCGCCGAGCGGGCGGCCTTCGGTCAGATGGAGGGCCAGCCCGGAGCGGCGGCCGCCGTCCTGGACCGGATCGGGCGCGGCTGGACGACCACCCCCGCGGTGGCGATGAACCGCAGCCAGGACGTCGTCCACCGGGCGGTCGGCAAGGCGGGCATCGTCCTGGTCGCCGAGGGCAACCCGAACCGGGTGAAGGGCCTGCTGGCGGCCGAGAAGAAGAAGATGGCCCGCATCGTGGTGGACGTGCCGGTGCACGACATCATCGTCGGCAACGGCGAGGGCCAGGTGCCCCTGAAGAAGGTCCGCACCAAGATGCTGAAGCTCCCCCGCGTCCTGACCGGCCCGCAGGTGACCACCACCAACGACCGGCTGCGCGCGATGGGTGACCTGATGAGCAACATGCCGCTGCCGAAGGGCCCGATGCCGAAGGGCATGCGGATGCCGCGCGGCGGAAAGATGCGCTGA
- a CDS encoding RDD family protein: MGADFGYRGKGLGLPEEGPGSIAPLGRRFGAIFIDWTLCMLIAYGLFARGDQQAAGNWALGIFLVMSLLTVGTVGCTPGKRLLGVRVVADDGGRLGFVRVAVRTVLLLLVIPALVWDRDGRGLHDRLSRSVQIRM, from the coding sequence ATGGGCGCCGACTTCGGCTACCGGGGCAAGGGTCTCGGGCTGCCCGAGGAGGGGCCCGGCTCGATCGCGCCGCTCGGCCGGCGCTTCGGGGCGATCTTCATCGACTGGACGCTCTGCATGCTGATCGCATACGGGCTGTTCGCTCGCGGTGACCAGCAGGCGGCGGGGAACTGGGCGCTCGGGATCTTCCTCGTGATGAGCCTGCTGACCGTCGGCACCGTCGGCTGCACGCCCGGGAAGCGGCTGCTGGGTGTGCGCGTCGTCGCCGACGACGGCGGGCGGCTCGGGTTCGTGCGCGTGGCCGTGCGGACCGTGCTGCTCCTGCTCGTCATCCCCGCGCTCGTCTGGGACCGCGACGGGCGCGGTCTGCACGACCGGCTGTCGCGCTCCGTTCAGATTCGGATGTGA